The Virgibacillus sp. SK37 region ATTTTTTCTGGAAGGCAGGTAAGAATCACTTCCTCCAACATCCTTACCATATCTCGTTCCTTCTGCAGTACATATTCCTTCGTATCTTTTTTCAATGACTTGGCTTCCTGATACATAATTAAAATTTCTTCCTGCATCTCATCCATTAAGTAAAAATAAGCCTTCATTACAGCTATCAAATTATCTACAGATGCCGATTCCAAATCAATGGATAAACTTAACCGTTCGCGCACCTGTTCATAAATAGAATCACATACAAGGAAAAGCACATCTTCTTTTGTACGAATATATTCATAAAGTGTACCAATACTGAAGCCGGATTCTTTTGCTATTTCTCTTGTTGTGGTCCGATGAAATCCCTTTTCCTTAAAGAGCTTCATCGCCCCTTTAATCATCTGATTACGTCGTTTCTCCACTAACTCTCTATCTTTTACAGAGGAAAGGACCTGTTCATCGCTCATTTTCTCTCCCCCTCTTTTTTCCACTGCTCATACCATCTGCTTGCTAATTTATATGGATCACTGTCTGCCTCAATTGTTGCTAGTTCATTGTTTGACTCCATATAATTTTTCACGTCCCGCCAGATCTCTTCGCGAATCAATTCATAGATTTCCAGTTCCTGCTGCTGAATGCGCTGCTTACGCCCTTCCTCTGTACGATATAAATAATCATGATGTTCTTTAATCTTTGCCCATAGTTTATCTATCCCTTTGTTCTCTGTAGTAATTGTTTTTACAATGGAGGTCATATGCTTTTCTGTTGCCGTCATCATAACCAATTCTTTTAATAATGCCTTCAATTTACCAACACCATGTAAATCTGCTTTGTTAATGACGAACAAATCAGCGATCTCCATAATACCTGCTTTAAAGATTTGTAATACATCCCCGCTATTTGGTGTCATCACAACAGCCGTTGTATCAACAATTTTCATAATATCTAACTCAGATTGTCCGACACCAACTGTTTCGACAATAACGACATCATAACCATAGGCATCACAGATACGCACCGCATCTTTTGTTGCTCTTGCCAAGCCACCTAAACTGCCCCTTGTAGCCATACTGCGAATAAAAACACCATCATCTGTAAAATGCTCATTCATTCGAACACGATCTCCAAGCAATGCTCCACCACTGAACGGACTAGTTGGATCCACTGCAATAACAGCGACGGTTTTCCCTTCTTGCCGTATATGTGAAATCAGACGATTCACAAGAGAACTTTTTCCAGCACCAGGTGATCCGGTTAATCCAACATAAAGTGCATGCTTTTTAAGTGAAAAAATATCACTCAACAGTTCGAGCTTCTCTGGATGGTCATTTTCCACCATTGTTATCGCTCTCGCCAATGCCCGTACATCTTTATTTTTAATCCGTTCAACTATTTCGTGCATTGGTGGTCATCCTTTCTAATCCATTCAATTCTTCTGTTAATCTATTTATTATCGTATATTACTCTTGCTTATATCTCTTATTTCGTCAGCATACGTCCAATAACAAGACGTTGGATTTCATTTGTACCTTCATAGATCTGTGTGATTTTCGCATCACGCATGTAGCGCTCTACCGGGTAATCCTTTGTATATCCATAGCCACCGAATACTTGAACTGCTTCCACCGTAGTACGCATTGCTGCATCTCCTGCAAACAGCTTAGACATCGCGGATGCCTTTCCATATGGAAGACCCTGTGATTCAAGCCAAGCAGCCTGGTAGGTTAATAGTCGGGATGCTTCTACATCTGTAGCCATATCTGCTAATTTAAAGGAGATCCCTTGGTTTGTTGCAATTGGCTTACCAAATTGCTCCCGCTCTTTTGCATAATCCACTGCTGCATCCAGTGCTCCTTGTGCAATACCGAGTGCTTGTGCTGCAATCCCGTTACGTCCCCCATCCAATGTGGTCATAGCAATTTTAAACCCTTCGCCTTCTGCCCCTAGCATGTTTTCCTTAGGTATGCGACAGTTTTCAAAAATAAGTTCCGTTGTTGGAGATGAACGAATACCTAATTTCTTTTCTTTTTTACCGAATGTGAATCCTTCCGTACCCTTTTCAACAATAAAAGCACTGATGCCTTTATGCTTTGCATCCGCATCTGTTTTAGCGAAAACGATATAAATATCAGCAACGCCACCGTTCGTAATCCAAACCTTGCTGCCATTTAAAATATAATGGTCGCCGTCTCCCTTTGCAGTTGTCTTCATGGAAACAACATCACTGCCCGCACCTGGTTCAGATAGCGCATATGCACCCAAAGCTTCTCCTGTTGCTAAACGATACAAAAAGGTTTTCTTTTGTTCTTCATTACCATATTTAAAAATTGGCCAGCTTGCGAGTGATAAATGTGCAGATAATGTTACTCCTGTAGAAGCACATACACGAGACAGCTCTTCAACTGCAATAACGTAGCTTACATAATCTGCTCCAATTCCGCCATACTCCTCAGGCCAAGGAATTCCAGTTAATCCAAGCTCGCCCATTTTATCAAAAATCTCACGATCAAAGCGTTCCTCTTCATCACGCTCCGCTGCTGTCGGTTCTACTTCCTTTGTAGCAAAATCCCTTACCATTTTACGTAGCATTTCCTGCTCATCTGTCAATTGAAAATCCATGGTTGTTCCCCCTTAGTTCTTTAGTAGATTTTTTGCAATCACAATATGTTGAATTTCGTTGGCACCTTCATATATTTCAGTTATTTTGGCATCACGGAAAAAGCGCTCTGCTGGATAGTCCTCCGTATAACCGTAACCTCCATATACTTGCACTGCCTCAATCGCTGTTTGAACTGCTGTTTTCGATGCATACATTTTGGCCATTGAAGCTTCTTTTCCGCAAGGGATTCCTCGTTGGACAAGTGCTGCAGCCTGATAGACTAATAGTTTAGCAGCCTCTACGCTTGTAGCCATGTCTGCCAATTTGAATGAGATTCCTTGATTAGCAGCAATCGGCTTACCAAATTGCTCCCGCTCTTTTGCATAACCAACTGCATGCTCAAGAGCAGCTTCACCAATTCCAAGAGCTTGGGCGGCAATCCCAATCCTTCCAACATTTAAATTGGCCATTGCAATCTTGAAGCCGTCTCCTTCTTCCCCAAGTAATTGTTCCTTTGATATCACACAGTTGTCAAAGGTTAATGCTACCGTATTAGACCCATGTAGCCCCATTTTCTTTTCCTTCTTGCCAATAATAAGGCCCGGAGTGTTCTTTTCAATAATAAACGCACTAATTCCTTTCGATCCTTCTCCAGTTCGGGCAAAAGTAATATAGGTATCTGCCTCGCCACCGTTCGTGATAAATACCTTGGAGCCATTCAATATATACGTGTCACCGTCTTTTTTTGCTTTTGTTTTTAAATTGCCGGCATCTGAGCCCGCGCTTGGTTCTGTGAGTGCAAAAGCTCCTAAATACTCTCCACTTGTCAGCTTTGGTAAGTAATGTTTCTTTTGATTTTCATTACCAAAATAAAGAATTGGGTTACTGCCTACGGAAGTGTGTACAGATAAAATAACACCAACTGTCGCACTTACTTTAGATAGCTCATGGATCGCGCTAATATACGAAACAAAGTCCATCCCACTACCACCATATTCTTCAGGTATTGGTATTCCCATCAGCCCTAATTCACCCATCTTCTGAATAATTTCCTTTGGGAAGCGATCCTCTGTCTCCATCCGTTCTATTTCACCTGTGATTTCCTTCTGAGCAAAATCCCTTACCATTTTCTGCATCATTTGCTGTTCTTCTGTAAAGTTCATATCCATCTATATTCCACCCCTCTGCCGTTTCATGATGTTTTAGTTATACTGATAAAAGCCTCTGCCTGATTTCTTGCCAAGCCAACCTGCTTTTACATATTGGCGAAGTAGCGGGCATGGTCGATATTTACTATCATTGAAACCTTCATAGAGTACTTCCATAATATACAAGCACGTATCCAGTCCAATAAAGTCAGCCAGAGTCAGCGGTCCCATCGGATGATTCATCCCAAGCTTCATTACTTTATCCACATCTTCAACGGAAGCTACTCCTTCATGTACAGCAAAGACTGCTTCGTTAATCATCGGCATTAAAATCCGGTTGGCGGCAAAGCCCGGAAGATCAGCTACTTCTACAGAGGTCTTATTTAGTTTAGCTGTCATCTCCTCAATTGCCCGATATGTTCCATCACTTGTTTGTAATCCGCGAATAATCTCTACTAATTTCATTACCGGTACTGGATTCATGAAATGCATACCGATTACCTGATCCGGTCGATTCGTAACCGCAGCAATCTCTGTAATAGGCAGGGAAGAAGTATTTGTCGCCAAAATAGCATGTTTCGGTGCAAATACATCCAAATCACCAAAAACTTTTGCTTTCACATCCATATTTTCCACAACCGCTTCAATAACAAGATCACAGGATTCTGCATCTTTTAGATGATGAGACGGCTTTAACCTATTTAACGTCTCCGTTTTATCCTTGTCGGTAATTCGCTCCTTGTCTACCGCACGGGTTAATAGTTTTTCAATGTTCTTTAGTCCCTTTTCCAAAGCTTCCGTGTTCATATCATGAAGCAAAACGTCAAATCCTGCTTGTGCACATACTTGGGCAATCCCTGCCCCCATTTGACCTGCGCCAATTACCATTACTTTTTGTATTGCCATATGTATCTACCTCCATTTTTTAAAAATACGTTGGAAACGAAAGGAGCTGACTCTTTTACCGAATCAGCTTTTCCCTTCTTATGGGCACAATTACTGTTTCGATACCTCAATTAACACGGCATCTCCTTGCCCTCCACCACTGCAAATAGCAGCAATACCAAGTCCGCCACCGCGTCGCTTTAATTCATGAATTAATGTCAAAATAATCCTGGCTCCACTAGCTCCAATTGGATGTCCCAATGCAACAGCTCCACCATTCACATTTACCTTTTCTTGGTCAATACCTGCGATTTTTCCACTTGCTAAGGAAACAGCTGCAAATGCTTCATTGATTTCAAATAAGTCAATGTCCTCTTTTTTATGTCCAGTTTTTTCTAAAAGCTTATTAATGACGAGCCCAGGTGTTTGCGGGAAATCCTTTGCTTCAACAGCTACTTCAGCATGTCCCAACACTGTTGCCATAGGTTCTTTCCCTAGCTCTCTTGCTTTCTCATCTGACATCACCACAAAAGCACAAGCACCATCATTCACGCCAGGCGCATTACCCGCAGTTATAGTTCCATTTGGATCAAAAGCAGGCTTTAATTTAGCCAGTTTCTCCACACTTGTATCTTTTCTTGGTGCTTCGTCTGTATCTACTACAATTGGATCCCCTTTGCGCTGAGGGACTTCAAGTGGAACAATTTCTTCCGCAAATTTACCAGTTTCAATCGCTTCTCCAGCACGTTGATGACTCCTGTATGACCATTCATCCTGTGCCTCTCTAGTTAACTCATATTCTTCTGCGGTAGAGTTTCCATAGTTGCCCATATGGACGCCTTTAAAAGAACATGTCAATCCATCATGGATCATCATATCTTTAACGGTTTTATCACCCATACGATTTCCCCAACGAGCATCTGGCAGGAAGTAAGGAGCGTTACTCATACTTTCCATTCCTCCAGCAACAATTACTTCTTCATCGCCCAGACGGATTAACTGATCAGCCAATGTTACACTTCGAAGTCCGGAAGCACATACTTTATTTATCGTTTCCGTTTTTACATGCCATGGAATACCTGCTTCTCTTGCTGCCTGTCTGGAAGGGATCTGTCCCTGTCCTCCCTGTAATACAGTTCCCATAATTACTTCATCTATCTGTTCGCCATCCATTTGAGCTCGTTTCAACGCTTCTTCTATTGCTTTTCCACCAAGCTGTGAAGCTGTGAATGATTTTAAAGAACCGCCAAATTTGCCAAAAGGTGTTCTCGCACCTGAAACAATAACCGTTTTTCTCATACTTACCAGCACCCCTTATTTTATATTTTTGTTAACGCTTTCTTTTTAATGAAATTATAATGATTGAACGCTCGCTCAATCATGCCTCAAAAATTAGAGGGGCATATGGATACCCCTCTATTAGTCTAACATACTCATTTGTTTTTTTCTAAAAATTATACAGAATTTAAATATAGCAGTTTGGTAGATTCATTTTAAGCAGATTTTGTTTCTTCTTCAACGAATACTGATAAAGCAAGGATTTCAGCTACATCCATCGTACTTATATCCTCTTCTACCTCTTTTGCTTTCGTTCCATCACTTAACATTGTTAAACAATATGGACATGCGCTGGAAATCATAGTCGGTTTTACAGCTAGCGCTTGTTCGGTACGGGCTACGTTTATGCGGTTTCCAGTAGTTTCTTCTGTCCACATAAGCCCACCACCTGCACCACAGCACATGCCATTTTCCTTACTTCGTGCCATTTCCACTAATTCCAGGCCAGGTATGGATTGCAAAATTTCCCTTGGTGGATCGTAAACACCGTTATATCTTCCTAGATAGCAAGAGTCGTGATAGGTCAAACGCTGATTAATTTCACGCTGGGGTTTAAGCTTCCCATTCATCACTAGGTCATAAAGCATTTGAGTATGGTGATAAACCTCTGCTTCAAAACCAAAGTCCGGATACTCGTTTTTGAAAATATTGTACGCATGCGGATCAATAGTTACAATTTTAGTTACACCATTTTTTTCAAATTCCTTTATGTTTTTCTCGGCGATTTCCTGGAATAAAAACTCATTACCAATACGGCGCGCAGTATCTCCAGAGTTAGCTTCTTTATTTCCAAGAATAGCAAAGCTGATACCAGCTTGGTTCATTAGTTTAGCAAAAGCAACAGCAATCTTTTGACTGCGACTGTCATATGCACCCATAGAACTTACCCAGAAAAGATATTCAAATTCCTTATCTTCTTTTTTAAGTTCTTTTACTGTTGGAATATAGGCAGCTTCATCCAATTCACGCCATTTAATTCGATCCTTTTTAGATAATCCCCAAGGGTTACCCTGACGTTCAATGTTCATTACTGCTCGTTGAACATCCTGATCCATTTTTCCTTCTGTCATTACAAGATAACGACGCATGTCTATAATTGTTCCTACATGTTCATTCATTACCGGACAAGCTTCTTCACAATTACGGCATGTTGTACAACCGGAAAGCTCTTCCTCTGTAATTACATCACCAATTAAACTTCTGCTCTGTACCGTAGCAGCCGCTTCATTTTGCCCGCTTGCCTGATTCCCTTGTGTACCAGCAAACGCATATGTTGGTACCCATGGGGACTTTCCTGTAACCGCGGCACCTTTTTCTGTTAAATGGTCGCGAACCTTTACCATAATGTCCATCGGGGATAACATTTTCCCTGTCCCAGAAGCTGGACAAACATCAGTACAACGACCACATTCCACACAAGCATAAAAATCGATCATCTGAAACTGATCAAAATCTTCTACTTTTCCTACTCCAAAGGATATTTCCTCTTCATTCTCCACGTTTTCTTCATCTATATCAAAGTCGATCGTCTTTAATTTACCTGGTACCCGCTTACTTAAAAATACATTAATTGGTGCAGCAATTAAATGTGCGTGCTTCGATTGTGGCACATAAACGAGGAACGTTAGAATTGTAATCGTGTGTACCCACCATGCAATATAAAATACAACCATCGCTGCTGCTGGAGACATCCAACCAAATCCTAAAGCTATTAAACTAGCTACAGGCTCCAACCAAGTGGCTTCATGACCATGCCAAATTTGTGCCATTCCATTTCCAACAAGCACAGAAATCATCAGGGTGCCAATGAAAAGGAGGACAAGTCCTGCTTTAAAGCCACGTTTCAAACGCACCAGCTTTTCCATATAACGTCTGTAGAACGCCCAGGCTACTGCCACGAGGATCATCAATGTAACTAGTTCCTGAAAGAAAACAAATCCTGGATAAAAAATCCCAAAAGGTAAATGGTTTCCTGGTGACAGCCCTTTGACAAACATATCAATTGCCCCAAATTGCACAAGGATAAATCCATAGAACATCATGACATGAATTGCTCCTGATTTTTTATCCTTTAAAAGCTTTGATTGTCCGAAAACAATTTTTCCCACACGGCGGAATCTTTCTTTAAAATCCCGGTCAAATTCTGATTTTTTTCCCAGCCTGATGTATGCCACTCGTGTTGCAACAACTCTTCCGAATAAATAAAAACCGTATAAGGTTATTGCCACAAATGCCAGCGTGTTGATCAGCAAAAAAGTATTCATTACTCGCTCCCCCTTAAAAATTTAGCTGCCCTTCTATCTTAACAGTATAACTAACAATGGTAACGATTGCATTTTTCAGATAAATAAAACGTTTTTATAGGACATCTATCTATACTATAAAATATGAATGATCATTCAGTCAACTTCTTTTTTTGTTTCTATACTGACTTCTAATTACTTTAAACCAAACCATTGTAGTAATAACCCTGGTTAACCCTGTATTTTCTCCTGACTATTAAAAAGGATTGTACTGCAAATATTAAGGTACAAACGTATTTTGTTCATTCATAATTGGAGAGAACTCCGAACTAACCCTGAAATAATTGAGGAAGAGTGCCTCATTGATTTCCGTTGCATGCGGACGCTTTCCACCGGCATGGCTTCAGCCGCTTCCTCCGCTACGCTCCGTCCAGGGTCTTCAGCTCATGCTATTCCGGTAGGAGTCGCCGCATTCCACTCCAATCAATTTGTATTGCTCATTTATTTTAAAAATAAATTTTAAATTGACGTAAAAAAAATAGACAATAGCGGCGGAAAAATACGTAGACTCCTGGGGGAGATGAGGCATCGGTGAGACCCCGGAATGCGTTATAGGGGTTGGAAGGCTAAAGTCGCGACGTCGTGTCGCAACGCCTTCATGACCAACATCCTGTTGGCCCGAGGCTCATCAGCCGCCCCCGGAAAGCGCAGTATTTTTCCGCAGCGGTGTTATTTAGCTATTTCACATGAATAGCTAAACTGGTTTTCTCTAGTTCAGAGTTTATCTATTTTCCGAATCATTGAGTAACCCCAACATATATATTAGGATCTAAAAAGAAATCGCTTTCAAATCGAGGTATAAATATGCCGGTTTAGAAAACTATCTTTTAAACCGGCTTATGAACAGATTTGGTTACATCTTTTCTGGTGCAGATACACCAATTAAATCAAGTGCGTTTTGTAATGTGATTCTTACAGCCTTCATTAAAGCAATTCGCGATTGGGTTAATTCTTTATTATCTGCATCCAATACTTTTTCTGCATTGTAGAAGCTATGCAGCAATGTGGCAAGATCATATACATATTGTGTTACTTTGTGAGGTGTCTGTTTTTCCGCAGCATCTGCTACTGTTTGTGGAAATTCACCTAACTTCTTCAATAAATCCATTTCTTTTTCCGCATTCAGCAAGGTTGTGTCAAACTCTCCGTCAACAGCAAACCCTTTCGTTTCCGCTTGTTTCAGCATTGTACAAATACGCGCATGCGCATATTGAACGTAAAAGACTGGATTGTCATTGGATTGAGAGCGTGCTAAATCCATATCAAAATCCAATTGAGAGTCATTGGAACGAGTGACAAAGTAATAACGAACAGCGTCTATACCCACTTCATCCATTAGCTCACGTAAAGCAACTGCTTTCCCCGTACGTTTACTCATACGAAGTTTTTCGCCGTTTTCAAACAAGTTTACCATTTGAATAATTTTTACAGCAAACTTATCTGCGGAATAGCCTAACGCTTGGATAGCTGCACGCATTCTCGGAATATAGCCATGGTGGTCAGCACCCCATACGTTAATAATCTTATTGAAGCCACGGTCCAGTTTATTTTTATGGTACGCGATATCCGGAGTTAAGTACGTATAGCTGCCGTCCTGTTTAATAAGGACGCGGTCTTTGTCATCATCAAATGCAGTAGTGCGGAACCAGGTAGCACCGTCTTTTTCATAAATATAATCACCCTGCTGCAGCTTTTCCAATGCTTTCGAAATTTGATCATCATTATAAAGGGAACGCTCAGAGAACCAATTATCGAATTTAACACGAAAAGCCTCCAAATCTTCTTCAATTTTTCCTAATTCGTATTTCAAGCCATATTCTTTAAAGTAAGCAAGCCGTTCCTCTCGATTCCTGTTGGCCCATTTATCACCAACTTCTTCTGCTAACTTTTTACCTATTTCAATAATATCTGCACCATGATAACCGTCTTCAGGCATAGGTGTTTCCTGTCCAAGTGCCTGCAGATAACGTGCCTCAACTGATAAGGCCAGATTATCAATCTGGTTACCCGCATCGTTGATGTAATATTCACGTTCTACATCATAACCAGCAGCCGCGTAAACATTGCAAAGCACATCCCCAAAAGCTGCTCCACGAGCATGCCCTAAGTGCAAATCACCAGTTGGGTTTACAGAAACAAACTCTACTTGGACTTTTTCACCTTTTCCAGCGTTTGTTTGGCCGTATGTACTTTCCGCCTCCAAAATAGTAGGAATAATTGACTCCAAAAAGTCATTTTTCATGAAAAAGTTAATAAACCCTGGTCCTGCTATTTCCACCTTTTCAATGGAGGCTTTTGTTTGATCCAAATGATCTACAATGTCCTGAGCAATTTGCCTTGGTGCTTTTTTAGCTATACGAGCAAGCTGCATTGCAATATTGGATGCAAAGTCTCCATGTGCTTTATCCTTTGGTTTTTCCAAAATGACCGCAGGAAGCTCTTCAGCTGTAGCCAATTTTGCCTGGATCACTGCTGCTGCTATTTCTTGTTTTAACGTTTCTTCCGTTTGAACTAATACGTTCATTGGGATTCCTCCTCTTTAAAACTCAACTTTATTTCCTGATTCCTTTCCTCTTGCCCATTTAGCTTGACTTTATAATCAATCGTTAATGAACCTGACTCCTCATTCGACTGGTAGTGAATAGTTTCTGTATATGTCTCCATATGGATACCACCATGCGGGTGGTAAAACACATTCTCCGTAATCTGACCTTCTCGAAACTGCTGATTCATTTTTACATTTCCAGAACGCTTAATACTCACCTTATTTTGTTGAATCGTAATCAGGTTGTGAATGACAGATTTGTCATCAGATGTTTCCTCATATGTAAGTACATCCAGATTATTT contains the following coding sequences:
- a CDS encoding TetR/AcrR family transcriptional regulator; the encoded protein is MSDEQVLSSVKDRELVEKRRNQMIKGAMKLFKEKGFHRTTTREIAKESGFSIGTLYEYIRTKEDVLFLVCDSIYEQVRERLSLSIDLESASVDNLIAVMKAYFYLMDEMQEEILIMYQEAKSLKKDTKEYVLQKERDMVRMLEEVILTCLPEKISHQDVALLANNIFVQGQMWGFRRWMLQRQFTFEQYMERQIHFNLQMLGIVTSE
- the meaB gene encoding methylmalonyl Co-A mutase-associated GTPase MeaB; the protein is MHEIVERIKNKDVRALARAITMVENDHPEKLELLSDIFSLKKHALYVGLTGSPGAGKSSLVNRLISHIRQEGKTVAVIAVDPTSPFSGGALLGDRVRMNEHFTDDGVFIRSMATRGSLGGLARATKDAVRICDAYGYDVVIVETVGVGQSELDIMKIVDTTAVVMTPNSGDVLQIFKAGIMEIADLFVINKADLHGVGKLKALLKELVMMTATEKHMTSIVKTITTENKGIDKLWAKIKEHHDYLYRTEEGRKQRIQQQELEIYELIREEIWRDVKNYMESNNELATIEADSDPYKLASRWYEQWKKEGERK
- a CDS encoding acyl-CoA dehydrogenase; this translates as MDFQLTDEQEMLRKMVRDFATKEVEPTAAERDEEERFDREIFDKMGELGLTGIPWPEEYGGIGADYVSYVIAVEELSRVCASTGVTLSAHLSLASWPIFKYGNEEQKKTFLYRLATGEALGAYALSEPGAGSDVVSMKTTAKGDGDHYILNGSKVWITNGGVADIYIVFAKTDADAKHKGISAFIVEKGTEGFTFGKKEKKLGIRSSPTTELIFENCRIPKENMLGAEGEGFKIAMTTLDGGRNGIAAQALGIAQGALDAAVDYAKEREQFGKPIATNQGISFKLADMATDVEASRLLTYQAAWLESQGLPYGKASAMSKLFAGDAAMRTTVEAVQVFGGYGYTKDYPVERYMRDAKITQIYEGTNEIQRLVIGRMLTK
- a CDS encoding acyl-CoA dehydrogenase, which gives rise to MDMNFTEEQQMMQKMVRDFAQKEITGEIERMETEDRFPKEIIQKMGELGLMGIPIPEEYGGSGMDFVSYISAIHELSKVSATVGVILSVHTSVGSNPILYFGNENQKKHYLPKLTSGEYLGAFALTEPSAGSDAGNLKTKAKKDGDTYILNGSKVFITNGGEADTYITFARTGEGSKGISAFIIEKNTPGLIIGKKEKKMGLHGSNTVALTFDNCVISKEQLLGEEGDGFKIAMANLNVGRIGIAAQALGIGEAALEHAVGYAKEREQFGKPIAANQGISFKLADMATSVEAAKLLVYQAAALVQRGIPCGKEASMAKMYASKTAVQTAIEAVQVYGGYGYTEDYPAERFFRDAKITEIYEGANEIQHIVIAKNLLKN
- a CDS encoding 3-hydroxybutyryl-CoA dehydrogenase; the encoded protein is MAIQKVMVIGAGQMGAGIAQVCAQAGFDVLLHDMNTEALEKGLKNIEKLLTRAVDKERITDKDKTETLNRLKPSHHLKDAESCDLVIEAVVENMDVKAKVFGDLDVFAPKHAILATNTSSLPITEIAAVTNRPDQVIGMHFMNPVPVMKLVEIIRGLQTSDGTYRAIEEMTAKLNKTSVEVADLPGFAANRILMPMINEAVFAVHEGVASVEDVDKVMKLGMNHPMGPLTLADFIGLDTCLYIMEVLYEGFNDSKYRPCPLLRQYVKAGWLGKKSGRGFYQYN
- a CDS encoding acetyl-CoA C-acetyltransferase; this translates as MRKTVIVSGARTPFGKFGGSLKSFTASQLGGKAIEEALKRAQMDGEQIDEVIMGTVLQGGQGQIPSRQAAREAGIPWHVKTETINKVCASGLRSVTLADQLIRLGDEEVIVAGGMESMSNAPYFLPDARWGNRMGDKTVKDMMIHDGLTCSFKGVHMGNYGNSTAEEYELTREAQDEWSYRSHQRAGEAIETGKFAEEIVPLEVPQRKGDPIVVDTDEAPRKDTSVEKLAKLKPAFDPNGTITAGNAPGVNDGACAFVVMSDEKARELGKEPMATVLGHAEVAVEAKDFPQTPGLVINKLLEKTGHKKEDIDLFEINEAFAAVSLASGKIAGIDQEKVNVNGGAVALGHPIGASGARIILTLIHELKRRGGGLGIAAICSGGGQGDAVLIEVSKQ
- a CDS encoding (Fe-S)-binding protein → MNTFLLINTLAFVAITLYGFYLFGRVVATRVAYIRLGKKSEFDRDFKERFRRVGKIVFGQSKLLKDKKSGAIHVMMFYGFILVQFGAIDMFVKGLSPGNHLPFGIFYPGFVFFQELVTLMILVAVAWAFYRRYMEKLVRLKRGFKAGLVLLFIGTLMISVLVGNGMAQIWHGHEATWLEPVASLIALGFGWMSPAAAMVVFYIAWWVHTITILTFLVYVPQSKHAHLIAAPINVFLSKRVPGKLKTIDFDIDEENVENEEEISFGVGKVEDFDQFQMIDFYACVECGRCTDVCPASGTGKMLSPMDIMVKVRDHLTEKGAAVTGKSPWVPTYAFAGTQGNQASGQNEAAATVQSRSLIGDVITEEELSGCTTCRNCEEACPVMNEHVGTIIDMRRYLVMTEGKMDQDVQRAVMNIERQGNPWGLSKKDRIKWRELDEAAYIPTVKELKKEDKEFEYLFWVSSMGAYDSRSQKIAVAFAKLMNQAGISFAILGNKEANSGDTARRIGNEFLFQEIAEKNIKEFEKNGVTKIVTIDPHAYNIFKNEYPDFGFEAEVYHHTQMLYDLVMNGKLKPQREINQRLTYHDSCYLGRYNGVYDPPREILQSIPGLELVEMARSKENGMCCGAGGGLMWTEETTGNRINVARTEQALAVKPTMISSACPYCLTMLSDGTKAKEVEEDISTMDVAEILALSVFVEEETKSA
- the argS gene encoding arginine--tRNA ligase — its product is MNVLVQTEETLKQEIAAAVIQAKLATAEELPAVILEKPKDKAHGDFASNIAMQLARIAKKAPRQIAQDIVDHLDQTKASIEKVEIAGPGFINFFMKNDFLESIIPTILEAESTYGQTNAGKGEKVQVEFVSVNPTGDLHLGHARGAAFGDVLCNVYAAAGYDVEREYYINDAGNQIDNLALSVEARYLQALGQETPMPEDGYHGADIIEIGKKLAEEVGDKWANRNREERLAYFKEYGLKYELGKIEEDLEAFRVKFDNWFSERSLYNDDQISKALEKLQQGDYIYEKDGATWFRTTAFDDDKDRVLIKQDGSYTYLTPDIAYHKNKLDRGFNKIINVWGADHHGYIPRMRAAIQALGYSADKFAVKIIQMVNLFENGEKLRMSKRTGKAVALRELMDEVGIDAVRYYFVTRSNDSQLDFDMDLARSQSNDNPVFYVQYAHARICTMLKQAETKGFAVDGEFDTTLLNAEKEMDLLKKLGEFPQTVADAAEKQTPHKVTQYVYDLATLLHSFYNAEKVLDADNKELTQSRIALMKAVRITLQNALDLIGVSAPEKM
- a CDS encoding DUF1934 domain-containing protein; translated protein: MNALHKNVSIELQTMIEEDGAKESNKQKHTGKYYKRNNLDVLTYEETSDDKSVIHNLITIQQNKVSIKRSGNVKMNQQFREGQITENVFYHPHGGIHMETYTETIHYQSNEESGSLTIDYKVKLNGQEERNQEIKLSFKEEESQ